The sequence TATCGTGAAGAACTGCGAATTTTTTAATATTAAGAGTGTTGAGAGCGAAATCAACCTCAAGTCTTGCCTGAGCGTCATCGGGAGCGATGGTGCGGAGGAAGTTAGGGTATTCGCCGCTCTGAGTGAGCGCGGGGTTTGTAGCTGAGGGTGATATAACAAGGATGTTTGCATCTTTATATATACCGAGAGCCGCTTTTGTGGCACCTGAGCATATGTGGCCGATAACGGCTACAACTTTGTCGGAAACAAGCTTGCTTGCTGTGTTTGTCGCAACTTCAGGTTTGCAAACATCATCTTCGATGTAAAGCTCGACCTGTCTTCCGTCGATACCGCCGTTTTTGTTGACTTCGTCAACATAAAGCTTAACAGCGTTGACAGTGGGAAGACCATAGGACGCGAGGTCACCGGAATGTGCGCCGGCAACACCTATTTTGATCGGCTCTGTTGAAGCAGCGGGAGCCGCAGCCTCAGTTGCGTTTTCCGCGGGAGCTTCCGCCGCTTTTTCTTCAGCCTTCTGGCTGCAAGCGGTCATAAGGAAGACTGCGGAGACCATGACAAGCAGGAACGTAAGGAACTTCTTCATAAACCCTCTCCGTTTAAAAAATTTTCTTGTTCATTCATCCGGAAAAGGGCACAAGCCGATTCCCGAATAAATTTAAATACTAACTAAGGACTAGGGCTTAGTCAAGATAAAAGGAAATCATCGGTTAACTGCGATCATGAGACTGAATAAAGTTAAATATTACTAAACATTAGGCGTGTTTTCAACGATCTTTTATTGTTAAAAACCTTACAAAAGTTAACTTAGGGAAAAAGCTGTTTTTAATCAAGTTTTTTGTATGAAAAGACACAAAATTGAGAATTTTTAAGGAGGAAAACGGATTTCTTCACTCATGTCCGCAATGGAAGCAAGTTATGTCACCGCGATGAACAAGAGGAATATTAATGTGATTATCTAAGAATCAGTCTCAAGCAACTCCACGGATGGAGTTGCGCCGTGCGAAGCGAAGCCGTGTTCACCACGGCGCGAGCGTGTATCCGAAATTTCCATGGATGGTAAATTTTGGATTATAAAGACGAGACATGCGCCGTGCGAAGCGAAGACGAACGAAGTTCGGCGCGAGCCTGTATCCGAAATTTCCATGGATGGTAAATTTTGGATTATAAAGACGAAACCTGTGAAGCTTCAATATACGGCAATCTTGCTGAGGCGAACTATGTCTCCTTTCATTATCTCCATGCCGGAACCCACAAGATACATTGTGGAGTATTTGCCGTTGACGATGATTAACTGCCCTTCGCCCACAGGTTCGGTTTTGACCACTCCGTTCTCCTCAAGCCTGCGGAAGATCCGGAATTTGTCACCTTCCTTGACAGGCAGCGGGTGACCAATATTAACTATCACGGAGTAGCCTTCGGCGGAGAAAGTATGATTTTCAGCCAGATAGACCACCTCTCCTGAGATGTCGGAGTCTATGCTTCTGAAGCCTTTGGGTCTCTTAACAGTCATTTCTTTGCTTACAGCCGCTTTAAAGCCTGTACTCACGGAGCTGAACGATTTATATATCTCAGCCTTGGATGTCTCATCCCCTGCTTTTACAATTCTCGCGTAGCCCACGCAGGAGTAGACCGCCCTGTTCTTCTCCACCCTGCTTCTTTTTTCATAAAGAATCACGGTGTCGCCAGTGTTGAGCCCTTTTTCAGTGCCTGCGTCTATGGTTATAAAGTCACCGGTGGAGACCATCTCCCTTTTCTGCTCGGTTGAGATGACTGTAAATTCAGGTTCCTCATCCAGAACGGAGTCAAAGGCATTGAGACTGTCATGCCCGAAGCTGTTGAGACCGTCTGCCGCTTCCATTCCTGAACCGGCGGAAGTGCTTTCGGAGGCTGCGGTACCGGCTTCAAGCTTAAAAAGCCCGCCTTCGCCTATGCGTATCGCTTCTCCGCCCTCGGGAAAACCGGGAATGAAAAGCTTCTCCTTGGGGTAAATAAGGTCGGGGTTGTTTATGAACACGTTACCTTGCCATATAATGGGCCACTTCCAGTTGTCGCCGTAGTATTGGCGGGAAATATCCCAGAGGGTGTCCCCCTTTTTGACCTCATGCGTGCTCTCCGCTCCGGTGGTGACAGCGGTCAGCAGCAGAGCGGAAAGAATGATACCCCCGGTACGTTTCAAACTATTCCCCCATTGAGGCAAGTTTCTTTTTGGCAAGATTATATGCGCGTGTGCCCGGATGTTCGTTCACAATCTTCTTTAATGTAACCACAGATTCGGCTTTTTTTCCCACATTTCCGTAGGAGTATGCCATCTTAAGCAGTCCGTCGGAGACCTTGTTCCCGTCCGGATAATCAGTAACGAGTCTGTGAAAAAGCTTGATCGCCCCTTCGTAATCCTTCAGGGCGTACTGGATCTCACCGAGCCAGTACACGGCGTTGTCGGAAAGCTCATCAGCGGGATATTTCGCGAGAAACTCATTAAACTTCGCCTGACTTTCGGGGTATTTGCCGTTTTTATAAAGCTCATAAGCATAGCTGTAAAGGCTGCTTTTATCTGTGAAGGCGTCTTCTATTATTATAAGGTTTTCCCCGTTCTCTGCCTGAGCGCCTGATTCTGACATCTCAGTCATTCCGGCTGCCGCAGCGGGTGCTTTCTGCTTATCTTTGAGCAGCGTGACCTCACTGCCGAGGAAGCTCATCTCGGAGCGGATTTCGGCAAGAGCGTTCGAGTTGGCGTTAATGCTTTCCTTGTTTGCTTCGGTTTTGCGGTCAACATCCTCAATGGAGATTTTCATCTCAGCCATTTCGGACTGCATGCTGACCATTTCGTCTTTAATATTGTTGATACTCTGCTTTATGACCTGAGTTTCATCCGAGCAAGCGAATGCAAGAAAAGAGAGCGTAATTACCGCCATTGTTTTTTTCATCGTTTCAAGACTCCTTATAACACGTATTCGTCAATGCTGTTTATGAGAATGTCCGTATCGGGCTTACCCACAAACATATTCGCGCCTATGCTGAGCACTTTTCTCTCGTTCTCCTCACTGGCGAGGGAGGAGAAAACCAGAATGGGCAGATTCGCCATTTCCGGCTGGCTTCTGAGTGTACGCACAACAAACGCTCCGTCCGCCACGGGCATCTCAAGGTCGGTTATGATTATGTCCGGCTTTTCAAG is a genomic window of Geovibrio thiophilus containing:
- the ybgF gene encoding tol-pal system protein YbgF — its product is MKKTMAVITLSFLAFACSDETQVIKQSINNIKDEMVSMQSEMAEMKISIEDVDRKTEANKESINANSNALAEIRSEMSFLGSEVTLLKDKQKAPAAAAGMTEMSESGAQAENGENLIIIEDAFTDKSSLYSYAYELYKNGKYPESQAKFNEFLAKYPADELSDNAVYWLGEIQYALKDYEGAIKLFHRLVTDYPDGNKVSDGLLKMAYSYGNVGKKAESVVTLKKIVNEHPGTRAYNLAKKKLASMGE
- a CDS encoding LysM peptidoglycan-binding domain-containing protein: MKRTGGIILSALLLTAVTTGAESTHEVKKGDTLWDISRQYYGDNWKWPIIWQGNVFINNPDLIYPKEKLFIPGFPEGGEAIRIGEGGLFKLEAGTAASESTSAGSGMEAADGLNSFGHDSLNAFDSVLDEEPEFTVISTEQKREMVSTGDFITIDAGTEKGLNTGDTVILYEKRSRVEKNRAVYSCVGYARIVKAGDETSKAEIYKSFSSVSTGFKAAVSKEMTVKRPKGFRSIDSDISGEVVYLAENHTFSAEGYSVIVNIGHPLPVKEGDKFRIFRRLEENGVVKTEPVGEGQLIIVNGKYSTMYLVGSGMEIMKGDIVRLSKIAVY